Proteins encoded in a region of the Nicotiana tomentosiformis chromosome 9, ASM39032v3, whole genome shotgun sequence genome:
- the LOC138899005 gene encoding uncharacterized protein has product MSKNSFDKRVDPTKAPRLCEYNFSIDASGIVSAIGRIKDTRWPRPLQTDPSQRNPNQICKYHGTHGHRTEDYKQLREEVACLFNEDHLREFLSDQAKNHFRDRDANRKNKQEEPQHVIHMIVGGIDIPQGSIFKCTKVKRVLIDPGSLANIIRSRVVEQLGLQDHIVPAARVLNGFNMAREITKGEIILLVNIAGTIQETKFHVIEGDMRYNALFGRPWIHYMRALPSTLHQMLKFPNTG; this is encoded by the exons ATGAGTAAAAACAGTTTTGATAAACGTGTCGATCCCACAAAGGCACCACGATTATgcgaatacaacttcagcatcgacgcatcaggtattgtgtcagccattgggagaatcaaagatactagatggcccaggcCCCTGCagaccgatccatcccaaaggaaccccaatcaaatatgtaaATACCATGGTACGCATGGTCACAGAACCGAAGACTACaaacaactaagggaggaggtggcatGTTTATTCAATGAGGATCACCTTCGAGAGTTCTTGAGCGACCAAGCTAAAAATCATTTTAGAGACAGGGATGCAAACAGGAAAAAcaagcaggaagaaccacagcacgtgattcacatgatcgttggtgggatcgatattccacaagggtcGATTTTCAAATGCACTAAG gttaaacgtgttttaattgatccaggaagcttagccaatattattcgatcgagggttgtggagcagctcggcctacaagatcatatcgtgcccgcagctcgagttctcaatggtttcaatATGGCAAGAGAAATTACTAAAGGAGAAATCATTTTACTAGTAAATATAGCTGGGACTAttcaagaaaccaagttccatgtgattgaaggcgatatgagatacaacgccctgttcggaagaccctggattcactaTATGAGGGCACTCCCTTCAACACTTCACCAAATGCTAAAGTTCCCAAACACTGGATAG
- the LOC138899006 gene encoding uncharacterized protein, which produces MPGEIPNLKSWVLDLASISTYAERSWRDLSKGRWEAKTHGLGKDVIMRPPSDEEETLAPVPKLAKDNKRKRASASEDPQLKTRMTRKPRKNTIPMTEESVRCLRDEDDEEEKDDFILVARVKKTIDALKTAGSMVVDKASPRTEGVSKKHSGKVLESLEIEDASHQSELTVDIFEGTGPESLQTKENAPSDSFGALDLHQEAFSKSRAELSRCEADFRVLSEEINALKLLSGQKEEEIKALRAMLGKVYQDHTDLIEQEKSSAQARKIEELEARLDSKLAKAKSKAENAMSEADAIVAIYRANGEASQVQRREASETAQTRAYWIAKLAKCQSRRETLEEIHARGFDLTNEIEKARENEAKAGALSTSDDDDDDGSKSGSDNGEDLDVEEVAPGGYQEP; this is translated from the exons atgcccggtgaaattcctaacctcaagagctgGGTTCTGGACCTGGCCTCGATCTCTACATATgctgagcgctcatggcgcgatttatcaaagggccgatgggaggccaaaactcacG gcctgggcaaagatgtgatcatgaggcccccatctgatGAGGAAGAGACTTTGGCCCCGGTTCCGAAATTGGCAAAGGACaacaagagaaaaagggcctcggcTTCCGAGGACCCACAACTTAAGACAAGGATgactcgtaagccgaggaagaacaccATCCCTATGACCGAAGAATCTGTTCggtgtctaagggatgaagacgacgAAGAAGAAAAAGATGACTTCATACTGGttgcccgagtgaagaaaaccattgatGCCCTAAAGACAGCAGGATCGATGGTGGTTGATAAGGCTTCGCCTCGAACTGAGGGGGTATCAAAGAAGCACTCGGGCAAAGTCCTCGAGTcgttggagatcgaggatgcctcccaccAAAGTGAACTAACGGTGGATATATTTGAAGGGACCGGCCCTGAATCTCTTCAAACTAaggagaatgccccaagtgactcaTTTGGG GCTTTAGATCTTCATCAGGAGGCATTTTCAAAGTCTCGGGCAGAGCTGAGCCGATGTGAGGCTGACTTCCGAGTGCTTTCGGAGGAGATAAATGCCCTCAAACTTCTTAGTGGGCAAAAAGAGGAAGAGATCAAAGCTCTTCGAGCCATGTTAGGCAAGGTTTACCAAGATCATACAGActtgatcgagcag GAGAAGAGCTCAGCTCaagcaaggaaaatagaggagctcgaggctcggttggattccaaacttgccaaggccaaatctaaaGCCGAAAATGCAATGTCCGAGGCAGATGCGATCGTGGCCATCTATCGGGCCAATGGTGAAGCCTCTCAAGTCCAACGGAGAGAGGCatccgagaccgctcaaactcgagcatattggattgctaaactcgccaaatgccaatctcggagggaaaccctcgaggagattcacgctcgaggtttcgatcttaccaacGAGATAGAAAAGGCTAGAGAGAATGAAGCCAAAGCTGGAGCACTGTccacttccgatgatgatgatgatgatggcagcaagagcgggtccgataatggggaggacctcgatgtaGAAGAAGTTGCCCCTGGAGGATATCAAGAACCTTAG